One window from the genome of Flavobacterium agricola encodes:
- the rlmB gene encoding 23S rRNA (guanosine(2251)-2'-O)-methyltransferase RlmB, protein MQKEDQIFGIRAIIEAINAGKNIDKVFIQKEAKGELMQELFKVMKSKNINFSYVPVEKLNKLTSNNHQGAVASIAPIEFVTIEDLVETVLESGKTPLFLILDQISDARNFGAIIRTAECTGVNGIIIQKQGAAPVNGDTVKTSTGAVFNVPICKVDHIKDAVYFLEASDIQTVAATEKTDNNIYDINFNKPIAIIMGSEDKGVNPSVLKMVNHKAKLPMYGTISSLNVSVACGAFLYEAVRQRLK, encoded by the coding sequence ATGCAAAAAGAAGATCAAATTTTCGGAATCCGTGCCATAATTGAAGCCATCAATGCAGGCAAAAATATAGATAAAGTATTCATTCAAAAAGAAGCTAAAGGCGAATTAATGCAAGAGCTTTTTAAAGTAATGAAATCAAAAAATATAAACTTTTCATACGTACCCGTTGAAAAATTAAACAAACTAACATCCAACAACCATCAAGGCGCAGTAGCAAGCATTGCACCTATCGAATTTGTTACGATAGAAGACTTGGTCGAAACCGTATTAGAAAGCGGTAAAACACCCCTATTTTTAATTTTAGATCAAATATCTGACGCTCGTAATTTCGGAGCCATCATTCGTACTGCCGAATGTACCGGTGTAAATGGAATCATCATTCAAAAACAAGGTGCTGCACCTGTAAATGGAGATACAGTAAAAACATCAACAGGAGCTGTGTTTAATGTACCTATTTGTAAAGTAGATCATATTAAAGACGCTGTCTATTTCTTGGAAGCATCAGATATACAAACCGTAGCTGCAACAGAAAAAACAGACAATAACATTTACGATATAAACTTTAATAAACCCATTGCCATAATTATGGGATCGGAAGATAAAGGGGTAAATCCTTCCGTATTAAAAATGGTAAATCACAAAGCAAAATTACCAATGTACGGAACAATATCTTCATTAAACGTTTCTGTGGCTTGTGGCGCATTTTTATACGAAGCAGTAAGACAACGTTTGAAATAA
- a CDS encoding SusD/RagB family nutrient-binding outer membrane lipoprotein, producing MKIIKYTLLAFLSLSLFSCTEGFEEDNTNPNNPLTVPTYGIYNNATKQIVGTTIRGSFGTARMALPWVQYSAQRNYTEEDRYQYRDGTAVSIFNAYYQQANNFKKIIELNTDPETVVASAVYGNNDIQVAASRIFLAYIFQNLADTFGDVPYWSYGNSNPDFQALDIDNLSPKYAKQEDIYADLLKELEESVAQIDANSDVPYIFIKKEAYTGENVFGNDVQKLRKFANSLRLRIATRLKNSPLSGLAQQHISELAANPGDLMQSNDDSAGVTYENNSINPAPNYIAFFVDNRNDYTVSNTFVSLLKGTLPNSGLTVVDPRLQQVVAPVGTILRDALSRSYNPVYSTSIDTINKYYKGMPFGIPSGLTGSQRPSASPYSQSILKADYTEYFMTYAEVKFLLAEANGWNQTDYEQGVQASLDQWGVESTAAAAYMASLPAASEESVLNQKYIALFMQPYEAWAEYRRTGFPKFLVKPGDVVQLIAPAPVGNTTVTEYTFEPTPSAISINGAFTDLPSRVRYPYTEATLNRVNYEEAVARLGGDTMNNKLIWDNN from the coding sequence ATGAAAATAATTAAATATACATTACTAGCTTTCTTAAGCTTATCTCTTTTCTCATGTACAGAGGGTTTTGAGGAAGATAATACAAATCCAAATAATCCATTAACAGTTCCTACTTATGGTATCTACAATAATGCTACAAAACAAATAGTTGGAACAACAATCAGAGGCTCATTTGGAACAGCAAGAATGGCGTTACCATGGGTACAGTATTCAGCACAAAGAAATTATACTGAAGAAGATCGTTACCAATATAGAGATGGCACTGCAGTTTCGATATTCAATGCGTACTATCAACAAGCAAACAACTTCAAAAAAATAATTGAGTTAAACACTGACCCAGAAACAGTTGTAGCATCAGCAGTTTATGGAAACAATGATATACAAGTTGCAGCTTCTAGAATATTCTTAGCTTATATTTTTCAAAATTTAGCTGATACATTTGGTGATGTACCTTATTGGTCATATGGAAATTCTAATCCAGATTTTCAGGCATTAGATATTGATAACTTAAGTCCGAAATATGCAAAACAAGAAGATATTTATGCTGACTTATTAAAAGAACTTGAAGAATCAGTCGCACAAATTGATGCTAATTCAGATGTACCATACATTTTCATAAAAAAAGAAGCATACACTGGAGAAAATGTTTTTGGCAACGATGTTCAAAAATTAAGAAAATTTGCTAATTCATTACGTTTACGTATTGCAACTCGTTTAAAAAACAGCCCACTTTCAGGTTTAGCTCAGCAACATATTAGCGAACTTGCAGCAAATCCAGGTGATTTAATGCAATCTAATGATGATTCAGCAGGAGTAACTTATGAAAATAATTCAATTAACCCTGCACCTAATTATATTGCATTCTTTGTTGATAATAGAAATGATTATACCGTATCAAACACATTTGTAAGTTTACTAAAAGGTACATTACCAAACTCAGGACTGACAGTTGTTGACCCAAGGTTACAACAAGTAGTGGCACCAGTAGGTACTATACTAAGAGATGCTTTATCTAGAAGTTATAACCCTGTATATTCAACATCAATTGATACGATTAATAAATATTATAAGGGTATGCCTTTTGGTATTCCTAGTGGCTTAACTGGTAGCCAAAGACCATCTGCGTCACCATATAGTCAAAGTATTTTAAAGGCAGATTATACAGAATATTTTATGACTTATGCAGAAGTTAAGTTTTTATTAGCAGAAGCTAATGGTTGGAATCAAACCGATTATGAGCAAGGTGTACAAGCATCATTAGATCAATGGGGAGTAGAATCAACAGCTGCTGCAGCTTACATGGCATCATTGCCTGCTGCTAGTGAAGAAAGTGTTTTAAATCAAAAGTATATTGCCTTATTTATGCAACCGTATGAGGCATGGGCAGAATACAGAAGAACAGGTTTCCCTAAATTCTTAGTTAAACCTGGGGATGTAGTTCAATTAATAGCACCAGCGCCAGTAGGAAACACTACGGTGACAGAATATACGTTTGAACCTACACCGTCAGCAATATCTATAAACGGGGCATTTACTGATTTACCGTCACGTGTAAGATATCCTTATACTGAAGCTACTTTAAATAGAGTTAACTATGAAGAAGCTGTTGCACGTTTAGGAGGTGACACCATGAACAATAAATTAATTTGGGATAACAACTAA
- a CDS encoding SusC/RagA family TonB-linked outer membrane protein — translation MNRFIKNLTFVTTLYSSIAFAQVSGVVTDESGFPLPGVSVLIKGTQNGTQSNIDGKFEIDAKDGQVLVFSFIGMESKELPATTAPMQITLDDSTRTLDEVVVTALGIKREKKALGYSQQQISGEELNSSGQTNVLTGLSGNIAGVQVTAPSSMGGSNRITIRGINSITGNNKPLIVVDGIPFDNSNFNSSDTQRGAGGRDYGDTSADINPEDIESVTVLKGGAAAALYGSRAQNGVIMYTTKSAKKGKSEVSFKTGVDLETVYIMPKLQREYGGGYGLDQQVINGQTYNLAQYSVDESWGPKYDPNLMYLAWDAFDPNFPDQYMKERAWVAPKNDVKSFFNTGVTTTNSAALSHATDKSNIRLSYTNQLTNGIVPNSNLSKNMLSLNGGAKITEKLKFDAMISYTDTKGFNRPEQGYGDNSLAQKFYQWGQRQLDYGALKSYINPDGSQRTWNRTAWDDATPAYSDNPYWVINKNTSSDRRHRVYGNVKLQYDFNENFFAVANLYGDHYDFKIGNRVAVGSQAMSSYDETKYLRSEFNYELRLHFNKNFGDFSVNAFAGVNKRRNTGSSLRGFTSGGLIIPDFYNLSNSVNPSRSEKSETVQTINSMYGMASFGYKGYLFLEGTVRKDYFSTVNKAGVYPSISGSFIFSQLMTDQDWLSFGKVRASWAQVSNGADPYSLLNYYNIGTPFQGIPTYGQSATANYPDLKPETKTSKELGLEMKFFNNRFGFDVAYYQDRTKDLITPLQITGATGFQYKYFNIGEMENKGLEATVFVNPVRTENFNWDITWNFSKNNNKLLSLEGQAETYTIASAPFRASLVAQVGQPYGQIFGTDYTYDDNGNRIVENGLYKPTSTVKALGSVIPDYNMGIRNTFTYKNITLSALVDIQKGGHYFSTSHMWGMYSGMLEGSAANGIRENGIILPGVTADGQPNTVVTSGYDYSQNHYNNVDAQNVFDASYIKLREVTLGYSFPAKYFNNKISALRISAYARNLFAWGLDWKGMDPENTSYGSGNIQGLEGGSLPSVRSFGANLEIKL, via the coding sequence ATGAACAGGTTTATTAAAAATTTAACTTTCGTAACGACCTTATACTCGAGCATCGCTTTTGCTCAAGTTTCTGGTGTTGTTACTGACGAAAGTGGTTTTCCTCTACCAGGGGTTAGTGTCCTTATAAAAGGAACGCAAAATGGGACACAAAGTAACATTGATGGTAAATTTGAAATTGATGCCAAAGATGGACAAGTTTTAGTATTCAGCTTTATTGGTATGGAGTCAAAAGAACTTCCTGCTACGACTGCGCCAATGCAAATTACATTGGATGATAGTACCAGAACTTTAGACGAAGTTGTTGTTACAGCTTTAGGTATTAAAAGAGAGAAGAAAGCATTAGGTTATTCTCAACAACAAATTAGCGGAGAAGAATTAAACAGTTCAGGACAAACAAACGTTTTAACTGGTTTATCTGGTAACATTGCAGGGGTGCAAGTTACAGCTCCTTCTTCTATGGGTGGTTCTAACAGAATTACGATTAGAGGTATAAACTCGATTACAGGTAACAACAAACCTTTAATCGTAGTAGATGGTATTCCATTCGACAACTCAAACTTTAATAGTTCAGACACACAACGTGGAGCTGGTGGTAGAGATTACGGAGATACATCTGCAGACATTAACCCAGAAGATATTGAATCTGTAACTGTATTAAAAGGTGGTGCTGCTGCTGCATTATATGGTTCTAGAGCACAAAACGGGGTTATTATGTACACTACCAAAAGTGCTAAAAAAGGTAAATCTGAAGTTTCTTTTAAAACAGGGGTTGATTTAGAAACGGTTTACATTATGCCTAAATTACAAAGAGAATATGGTGGTGGATATGGCTTAGACCAACAGGTTATTAATGGTCAAACTTATAATTTAGCCCAATACTCTGTAGATGAAAGCTGGGGACCTAAATACGATCCTAATTTAATGTACCTAGCTTGGGATGCATTCGATCCTAATTTCCCTGATCAATATATGAAAGAAAGAGCTTGGGTTGCTCCTAAAAATGATGTAAAATCATTTTTTAACACGGGAGTAACTACAACTAATTCTGCAGCATTATCACATGCTACAGATAAAAGTAATATTCGTTTATCATATACAAATCAGTTAACTAACGGTATTGTTCCAAATTCAAACTTATCTAAAAATATGCTTTCATTAAATGGGGGTGCAAAAATCACAGAAAAGTTAAAATTTGACGCAATGATTAGCTATACCGATACAAAAGGTTTTAACAGACCAGAACAAGGGTACGGAGATAATTCATTAGCACAAAAATTCTATCAATGGGGACAACGCCAATTAGATTATGGTGCGTTAAAAAGCTACATCAATCCAGATGGTTCACAACGTACTTGGAACAGAACAGCATGGGATGATGCGACTCCAGCATATTCTGATAACCCATATTGGGTAATTAACAAAAATACATCTAGCGATAGAAGACACCGTGTGTATGGTAACGTAAAATTACAATACGATTTTAACGAAAACTTCTTTGCAGTTGCCAACCTATATGGTGACCATTATGATTTTAAAATCGGTAATAGGGTTGCAGTAGGTTCACAAGCAATGTCTAGTTATGATGAAACAAAATATTTAAGATCAGAATTTAATTACGAATTACGTTTACATTTCAACAAAAACTTTGGAGATTTCAGTGTAAATGCATTCGCAGGGGTTAACAAACGTAGAAATACTGGGTCATCTTTAAGAGGATTTACCTCAGGTGGTTTAATTATTCCTGATTTTTATAATTTATCAAACTCAGTAAACCCTTCAAGAAGTGAAAAAAGTGAAACTGTACAAACCATTAACAGTATGTATGGTATGGCTTCTTTTGGATACAAAGGCTATTTATTTTTAGAAGGTACTGTAAGAAAAGATTATTTCTCAACAGTAAACAAAGCAGGTGTTTATCCATCCATATCAGGAAGTTTTATTTTCTCACAATTAATGACGGACCAAGATTGGCTAAGTTTTGGTAAAGTTAGAGCATCATGGGCACAAGTATCCAACGGAGCTGATCCATATTCATTATTAAACTACTATAACATTGGAACTCCTTTTCAAGGCATACCAACTTACGGTCAATCAGCAACTGCGAATTATCCTGATCTAAAACCTGAAACTAAAACAAGTAAAGAATTAGGTTTAGAAATGAAATTTTTTAACAACCGATTTGGTTTTGATGTAGCTTACTACCAAGACAGAACAAAAGATTTAATTACGCCTTTACAAATAACAGGAGCTACAGGATTCCAATATAAATATTTTAATATTGGAGAAATGGAAAACAAAGGTTTAGAAGCAACTGTATTTGTAAACCCAGTAAGAACAGAAAACTTTAATTGGGACATTACTTGGAACTTCTCAAAAAACAACAATAAATTATTGTCTTTAGAAGGACAAGCAGAAACTTATACAATTGCTAGTGCACCTTTTAGAGCATCTTTAGTTGCGCAAGTAGGTCAGCCATACGGACAAATTTTCGGTACTGATTACACATATGACGATAACGGTAACAGAATAGTAGAAAATGGCTTATATAAACCTACAAGTACAGTAAAAGCTTTAGGTTCTGTTATTCCAGATTACAACATGGGTATTCGTAACACATTTACGTACAAAAATATAACATTAAGTGCTTTAGTAGATATTCAAAAAGGTGGTCACTATTTTTCAACATCACACATGTGGGGTATGTACTCAGGTATGTTAGAGGGATCTGCAGCTAATGGTATTCGTGAAAACGGTATTATTTTACCTGGGGTTACAGCAGATGGGCAACCTAATACGGTAGTTACTAGTGGGTATGATTATTCGCAAAATCATTATAACAACGTAGATGCACAAAACGTGTTCGACGCTAGTTATATCAAATTAAGAGAAGTTACTTTAGGCTATTCATTCCCAGCAAAATACTTTAACAATAAAATCTCTGCATTAAGAATTTCTGCATATGCTAGAAACTTATTTGCTTGGGGATTAGATTGGAAAGGAATGGACCCTGAAAACACTTCATACGGTAGTGGTAATATTCAAGGTTTAGAGGGTGGTTCATTACCTTCAGTTAGATCTTTCGGAGCTAACCTAGAAATTAAACTATAA
- the rpsL gene encoding 30S ribosomal protein S12 codes for MPTIQQLVRTGRTQIAKKSKSAALDSCPQRRGVCTRVYTTTPKKPNSAMRKVARVRLTNGNEVNAYIPGEGHNLQEHSIVLVRGGRVKDLPGVRYHIVRGALDTAGVAGRTQRRSKYGAKRPKPGQAPATTGKKK; via the coding sequence ATGCCAACAATTCAACAATTAGTAAGAACAGGGAGAACCCAAATAGCTAAGAAGAGTAAATCGGCTGCTTTAGATTCTTGTCCTCAAAGAAGAGGGGTTTGTACGCGTGTTTACACTACTACACCAAAAAAACCAAACTCTGCAATGCGTAAAGTTGCGCGTGTACGTTTGACAAATGGTAATGAAGTGAATGCTTACATCCCAGGAGAAGGACATAACTTACAAGAGCACTCGATAGTATTAGTTAGAGGTGGTAGAGTTAAAGATTTACCTGGTGTGCGTTACCACATTGTTCGTGGAGCGTTAGATACTGCAGGAGTTGCAGGAAGAACACAACGTAGATCTAAGTATGGTGCAAAACGTCCAAAACCAGGACAAGCTCCAGCTACTACAGGTAAAAAGAAATAA
- the rpsG gene encoding 30S ribosomal protein S7: MRKRQAKKRPLLPDPKFNDQLVTRFVNNLMWDGKKSTAFKVFYDALEIVETKKQDAEKSSLEIWKDALTNVMPHVEVRSRRVGGATFQIPMQIRPDRKISMAMKWMILYARKRNEKSMAGKLASEILAAAKEEGAAVKKRMDTHKMADANKAFSHFRF, translated from the coding sequence ATGAGAAAAAGACAGGCCAAAAAAAGACCTCTTTTACCAGATCCTAAGTTCAATGATCAGTTAGTTACACGTTTTGTTAATAACTTAATGTGGGACGGTAAAAAATCTACTGCTTTTAAAGTATTTTATGATGCTTTAGAGATTGTAGAAACTAAAAAACAAGATGCAGAAAAATCTTCATTAGAGATTTGGAAAGATGCATTGACAAATGTTATGCCACACGTAGAAGTTCGTTCTCGTCGTGTAGGTGGAGCTACATTTCAAATTCCTATGCAAATTCGTCCAGATAGAAAAATTTCTATGGCGATGAAATGGATGATTCTTTATGCTAGAAAAAGAAATGAGAAATCTATGGCTGGTAAATTAGCTTCTGAAATTTTAGCTGCTGCTAAAGAAGAAGGTGCGGCAGTTAAGAAAAGAATGGATACTCATAAAATGGCAGATGCTAATAAGGCATTCTCTCACTTTAGATTCTAA
- the fusA gene encoding elongation factor G, whose protein sequence is MARDLKYTRNIGIAAHIDAGKTTTTERILFYTGKNHKMGETHEGSSTMDWMEQEAERGITIQSAATTCTWNFPTQQGQKIADTKEYHFNIIDTPGHVDFTVEVNRSLRVLDGLVFLFSAVDGVEPQSETNWRLADNYKVPRLGFVNKMDRQGANFLNVCNQVKEMLGSNAVPIVLPIGDEADFKGVVDLIKNRAIVWHDENFGSTYDVVEIPADMAAEVREFRGKLIEEIAAYDENLLEKYMTDEESITEEEMHAALRAATLDMSIIPMMCGSSFKNKGVQFMIDSVCRYLPAPTDKEGIEGTNPNTEEPVVRKPSVTDPFAALAFKIATDPFVGRLAFFRTYSGRLDAGSYVLNTRSGNKERISRIYQMHSNKQNPIEYIEAGDIGAAVGFKDIKTGDTLCDEKHPIVLESMVFPDPVIGIAIEPKTKADVDKMGMALAKLAEEDPTFTVRTDQASGQTIISGMGELHLDIIVDRLKREFKVEVNQGEPQVEYKESFTKFADHRETYKKQSGGRGKFGDIVFKIGPADDVDGKPFEGLQFVNEVKGGNVPKEYIPAVEKGFKESMKQGPLAGFAMDSLKVTLVDGSFHPVDSDALSFELAAKMGYKESAKAAGAVILEPIMKLEVLTPEENMGDIVGDLNRRRGQINAMDDRNGAKVVKASVPLSEMFGYVTTLRTLSSGRATSVMEFSHYEQAPANVQEEVIKKAKGNA, encoded by the coding sequence ATGGCTAGAGATTTAAAATACACTAGAAACATTGGTATTGCTGCTCACATTGATGCTGGTAAAACAACAACAACAGAGCGTATACTTTTCTATACTGGTAAAAACCATAAAATGGGAGAAACTCACGAAGGTTCTTCTACAATGGACTGGATGGAACAAGAAGCTGAAAGAGGGATTACAATCCAGTCTGCAGCTACAACTTGTACTTGGAATTTCCCAACGCAACAAGGTCAAAAAATTGCTGATACTAAAGAATACCACTTCAATATTATTGATACTCCAGGGCACGTTGACTTCACTGTAGAGGTTAACCGTTCTTTACGTGTATTAGATGGATTAGTGTTCTTGTTTTCTGCAGTAGATGGTGTTGAGCCACAGTCTGAAACAAACTGGAGATTAGCAGATAACTACAAAGTTCCTCGTTTAGGGTTTGTTAATAAAATGGACCGTCAGGGAGCTAACTTCTTAAATGTTTGTAATCAAGTAAAAGAAATGCTTGGTTCTAACGCTGTGCCAATTGTATTGCCTATTGGTGATGAGGCTGACTTTAAAGGAGTTGTAGATTTAATTAAAAACAGAGCTATTGTATGGCATGATGAAAACTTCGGAAGTACTTACGACGTAGTTGAAATTCCTGCTGATATGGCTGCTGAAGTTAGAGAATTCAGAGGTAAACTTATCGAAGAGATTGCGGCTTATGACGAAAATCTTTTAGAAAAATACATGACTGATGAAGAATCTATTACTGAAGAAGAAATGCATGCTGCATTACGCGCTGCTACTCTAGATATGAGTATCATTCCTATGATGTGTGGATCATCATTCAAAAACAAAGGGGTTCAGTTTATGATTGACTCTGTTTGTCGTTATTTACCTGCGCCAACTGATAAAGAAGGTATTGAAGGTACTAACCCAAACACTGAAGAGCCAGTGGTTCGTAAACCATCGGTTACTGATCCTTTTGCTGCTTTAGCATTCAAAATTGCTACTGACCCATTCGTTGGTCGTTTAGCTTTCTTCCGTACTTATTCAGGGCGTTTAGATGCAGGTTCTTATGTGTTAAACACACGTTCAGGTAACAAAGAACGTATTTCTCGTATTTACCAAATGCACTCTAATAAACAAAACCCAATTGAATACATTGAGGCTGGAGATATTGGTGCTGCAGTAGGTTTTAAAGATATTAAAACCGGAGATACATTATGTGATGAGAAACACCCGATTGTATTAGAATCTATGGTTTTCCCTGATCCGGTTATTGGTATTGCTATTGAGCCTAAAACAAAAGCGGACGTTGATAAAATGGGTATGGCTTTAGCTAAGTTAGCTGAAGAAGATCCTACTTTCACAGTTCGTACTGACCAAGCTTCAGGACAAACTATCATTTCAGGTATGGGTGAGTTACACTTAGATATTATTGTTGACCGTTTAAAACGTGAGTTTAAGGTTGAAGTAAATCAAGGTGAACCACAAGTTGAGTACAAAGAATCATTTACTAAATTCGCTGATCACAGAGAAACTTATAAAAAGCAATCTGGTGGACGTGGTAAATTCGGTGATATCGTATTCAAAATTGGACCTGCTGATGATGTTGACGGAAAGCCATTCGAAGGTTTACAATTCGTTAACGAAGTTAAAGGTGGTAACGTACCAAAAGAATATATTCCTGCAGTAGAAAAAGGATTTAAAGAATCTATGAAACAAGGTCCTTTGGCTGGTTTCGCAATGGACTCTTTGAAAGTAACTTTAGTGGATGGATCTTTCCATCCGGTTGACTCTGATGCATTGTCGTTTGAATTAGCTGCTAAAATGGGATATAAAGAATCAGCAAAAGCTGCTGGTGCTGTTATTCTTGAGCCTATCATGAAGTTAGAGGTATTAACTCCAGAAGAAAACATGGGGGATATCGTTGGTGACTTAAACCGTCGTCGTGGTCAAATCAATGCGATGGATGATAGAAACGGAGCAAAAGTTGTTAAAGCTTCTGTGCCATTATCTGAAATGTTCGGTTATGTAACAACATTACGTACATTGTCATCAGGACGTGCGACTTCAGTAATGGAGTTCTCTCACTACGAACAAGCACCTGCTAACGTTCAAGAAGAGGTTATTAAAAAAGCTAAAGGTAACGCTTAA
- the rpsJ gene encoding 30S ribosomal protein S10 — MSQKIRIKLKSYDHMLVDKSAEKIVKTVKSTGAVVTGPIPLPTHKKIFTVLRSPHVNKKAREQFELNSYKRLLDIYSSSSKTIDALMKLELPSGVEVEIKV, encoded by the coding sequence ATGAGTCAAAAAATTAGAATAAAATTAAAATCTTACGATCATATGTTGGTTGATAAATCAGCTGAAAAAATCGTAAAAACTGTAAAAAGTACTGGAGCAGTTGTAACAGGTCCAATTCCGTTACCTACTCATAAAAAGATTTTTACTGTATTACGTTCTCCACACGTAAACAAAAAAGCAAGAGAACAATTCGAGTTAAATTCTTACAAAAGATTACTAGATATTTACTCTTCGTCTTCAAAAACTATCGATGCTTTAATGAAATTAGAACTTCCTTCAGGAGTTGAAGTTGAAATTAAAGTGTGA
- the rplC gene encoding 50S ribosomal protein L3, whose translation MSGLIGRKIGMTSLFDENGKNIPCTVIEVGPCVVTQVRTKEVDGYEALQLGFDDKTEKHATKAELGHFKKAGTVSKKKVVEFQDFENEYKLGDVITADLFIEGEYVDVSGISKGKGFQGVVKRHGFGGVGQQTHGQHNRLRAPGSIGASSYPSRVFKGMRMAGRTGGERVTVQNLVVLKVVAEKNLLVVKGAVPGHKNSYVIVQK comes from the coding sequence ATGTCTGGGTTAATTGGTAGAAAAATCGGCATGACTAGCTTATTCGATGAAAACGGGAAAAATATTCCTTGTACAGTAATCGAAGTTGGTCCATGTGTCGTTACCCAAGTCAGAACCAAAGAGGTTGACGGGTATGAAGCGTTACAACTTGGTTTCGATGACAAAACAGAAAAACATGCTACTAAAGCTGAATTAGGTCATTTTAAAAAGGCTGGTACTGTTTCTAAGAAAAAAGTTGTTGAATTCCAAGATTTCGAAAACGAGTATAAATTAGGTGATGTGATCACTGCTGACTTGTTTATTGAAGGTGAGTATGTAGACGTTTCTGGAATTTCTAAAGGAAAAGGATTCCAAGGGGTTGTTAAACGTCATGGATTTGGCGGTGTTGGTCAACAAACACACGGTCAACATAACCGTTTACGCGCTCCAGGTTCTATTGGTGCATCTTCTTACCCATCACGTGTATTCAAAGGAATGCGTATGGCGGGAAGAACAGGTGGAGAAAGAGTTACAGTTCAAAACCTTGTTGTTTTAAAAGTGGTGGCTGAAAAGAATCTTTTAGTAGTTAAAGGGGCTGTTCCTGGTCACAAAAACTCTTATGTAATCGTTCAGAAGTAA
- the rplD gene encoding 50S ribosomal protein L4, whose translation MEVKVLDVNGKETGRTVQLSDSVFAIEPNKHAIYLDVKHFLANQRQGTHKAKERNEISGSTRKIKKQKGTGTARAGSVKNPLFRGGGTIFGPRPRSYSFKLNKSLKRLARKSAFSIKAQEANLVVVEDFTFETPNTKAFINVLKSLGIETKKSLFVLGESNNNVYLSSRNLKSSSVVTVSELNTYAVLNAAKVVLTEGSIEGIVENLNK comes from the coding sequence ATGGAAGTAAAAGTATTAGATGTAAACGGAAAAGAAACTGGAAGAACAGTGCAACTTTCTGATTCAGTTTTCGCAATCGAGCCTAATAAACATGCAATTTACCTTGATGTTAAACATTTTTTAGCTAACCAAAGACAAGGAACTCATAAAGCAAAAGAGCGTAATGAGATTTCTGGTAGTACTAGAAAAATTAAAAAACAAAAAGGTACAGGTACGGCTCGTGCAGGTAGTGTTAAAAACCCTTTGTTTAGAGGTGGTGGAACAATTTTTGGCCCAAGACCAAGAAGTTATTCTTTCAAATTAAACAAATCGTTAAAAAGATTAGCTCGTAAATCTGCTTTTTCAATTAAAGCGCAAGAAGCTAACTTAGTAGTAGTAGAAGATTTTACTTTCGAAACTCCAAATACAAAAGCATTTATCAATGTTTTAAAGTCTTTAGGTATTGAAACTAAAAAATCTTTATTCGTGTTAGGTGAGTCAAATAACAATGTTTATTTATCATCACGTAACTTAAAGTCTTCTTCAGTAGTTACAGTTTCAGAATTAAATACTTATGCGGTTTTAAACGCAGCTAAAGTTGTTTTAACTGAAGGTTCTATCGAGGGAATTGTTGAAAACTTAAACAAATAG
- the rplW gene encoding 50S ribosomal protein L23, with protein sequence MSVIIKPIITEKITKDGEIFNRFGFVVDKKANKIQIKNAVEAAYGVNVVNVNTMIYRADRTVKYTKSGLISGKSNAYKKAVVQVQEGETIDFYTNI encoded by the coding sequence ATGAGTGTTATTATTAAACCTATCATTACTGAAAAAATCACTAAAGACGGTGAGATTTTTAATCGTTTTGGTTTTGTTGTAGACAAAAAAGCAAACAAAATTCAGATTAAAAACGCAGTAGAAGCTGCTTACGGTGTGAATGTTGTGAATGTAAATACAATGATCTACAGAGCTGATAGAACTGTTAAATACACTAAAAGTGGTTTAATATCAGGAAAGTCTAATGCTTACAAAAAAGCAGTAGTGCAAGTACAAGAAGGAGAAACAATTGATTTTTATACTAATATCTAA